A genomic segment from Torulaspora delbrueckii CBS 1146 chromosome 3, complete genome encodes:
- the AGP2 gene encoding Agp2p (similar to Saccharomyces cerevisiae AGP2 (YBR132C); ancestral locus Anc_3.397) — translation MIGKNPKNISEVKFQQLDTNDLDSVRTTIVESSVKPAKKTDWLGCVTDDEDSSSDLLYSTQTFRRLKNRHVQLIAISGVIGTALFVAIGKALYKGGPAFLLIAFALWCVPILCITVSTAEMVCFLPVSSPFLRLAARCADDSLAVMASWNFWFLQCVQIPFEIVSVNTIIHYWRDDYSAAIPLVVQIVLYFLISICAVKYYGETEFWLASFKIILALGLFLFTFITMLGGNPKHDRYGFRYYGETPFKKYYPNGDKDAGASVGYFQGFLACLIQASFTIAGGEYISMLAGEVKLPRKVLPRAFKQVFYRLTFLFLGSCLCVGIICSANDPALTAAIDESRPGAGSSPYVIAMNNLGIKVLPDIVNAALITAAFSAGNAYTYCSSRTLYGMALDGYAPRIFTRCNKHGVPIYSVLISLLWGLISLLQLNDNSAVVLNWLINLITASQLINFTVLCIIYLFFRRAYLLHKDILPKLPFKSWGQPYTAIVGLVSATAMILIQGYTVFFPSLWTVRDFLFCYLMVFIDIGIYIGYKFIWRRGRDKFKDPKTVDFSKDLKEIESHEVDHSFEKFRHYHEA, via the coding sequence ATGATAGGTAAAAATCCAAAGAATATAAGTGAAGTTAAATTTCAACAGTTGGATACCAACGATTTGGACAGTGTTCGTACTACCATTGTGGAATCTTCCGTTAAGCCCGCGAAAAAGACTGACTGGTTGGGGTGTGttactgatgatgaagattcAAGTTCGGATCTATTGTACTCGACGCAGACCTTTCGTCGTTTGAAGAATAGACatgttcaattgattgctATATCAGGTGTTATTGGTACTGCTTTATTTGTTGCCATCGGGAAGGCTCTATACAAGGGTGGACCAGCATTCCTGTTGATTGCGTTTGCATTATGGTGTGTTCCAATTTTATGCATCACTGTTTCCACTGCTGAAATGGTTTGTTTCTTACCTGTGAGTTCTCCGTTCTTGAGATTGGCTGCTAGATGTGCGGACGACTCGCTGGCGGTGATGGCAAGttggaatttttggttCCTACAATGTGTACAGATCCCCTTTGAAATTGTCTCTGTGAACACTATTATACACTATTGGAGGGATGATTACTCTGCGGCAATCCCACTAGTTGTTCAGATCGTACTGtattttttgatttctATCTGCGCTGTGAAATATTATGGGGAGACTGAATTTTGGTTGgcatctttcaagatcataTTAGCCCTTGGATTATTTCTAttcactttcatcactATGCTTGGCGGGAACCCCAAGCATGATCGTTACGGATTCAGATACTATGGAGAAACCCCGTTCAAGAAATATTATCCCAATGGCGATAAAGACGCTGGTGCTTCGGTAGGTTATTTCCAAGGTTTCCTAGCATGTTTGATTCAAGCTTCATTCACGATCGCAGGTGGTGAGTATATCTCTATGTTGGCCGGTGAAGTgaaattgccaagaaaAGTATTGCCCAGAGCATTCAAGCAAGTGTTCTATAGATTGactttcttgttcttggGGAGTTGTCTATGTGTCGGGATCATTTGCTCTGCAAATGACCCTGCGTTGACTGCAGCAATTGATGAGTCCAGACCGGGGGCAGGTTCATCTCCTTATGTGATCGCTATGAACAACCTGGGTATCAAAGTTTTGCCAGATATCGTTAACGCAGCTCTAATCACAGCTGCTTTCTCTGCAGGTAATGCTTACACCTATTGTTCCTCAAGAACTTTGTACGGTATGGCACTCGACGGGTACGCTCCAAGAATCTTCACAAGATGCAACAAACATGGTGTCCCAATTTATTCAGTATTGATCTCTTTACTTTGGGGCCTGATTAGTCTGTTGCAGCTCAACGACAATAGTGCCGTGGTGTTGAATTGGTTGATTAATCTAATTACCGCTTCGCAGCTGATAAACTTTACTGTCCTCTGCATAATCTATCTCTTTTTTAGGCGCGCctatcttcttcacaaaGATATCCTACCAAAGCTACCTTTCAAGTCCTGGGGTCAACCATACACTGCCATTGTCGGGCTAGTCTCGGCAACTGCGATGATTCTCATTCAGGGATACACGGTTTTCTTCCCAAGTCTATGGACAGTAAGAGATTTCCTATTCTGCTACCTCATGGTTTTCATTGATATAGGAATTTACATCGGTTACAAATTTATCTGGCGCCGTGGCAGGgataaattcaaagatccaaaaacagtcgatttttcaaaagacttgaaagaaatcgaaTCACATGAAGTGGACCACTCCTTTGAGAAGTTTAGGCACTACCACGAAGCATAG
- the TDEL0C05350 gene encoding uncharacterized protein (similar to Saccharomyces cerevisiae YPR089W; ancestral locus Anc_3.398) encodes MDDIWGQESLAVIPGDVSASKVAEIEETVRNINRDDDSVKDDPWWQLVLLMADNEEGDEELRTFQELLIEVKDVNDKSRTGVALIHYTIVYDHSPYIELLHQHSRNLDLNLLDSLVDFTPLMWCIQLNRQNCCTELFSFIDEINFNKPNSDGLKAWDLVIPGSAMAEFLDQNNISQYQTFSPLSDDSVELPMANLNLETESSALTANDGAFNEFTEDFEFDRLIKNQYLEFSDFDIPQILDLLISLPRKNPHTTTYPAALLFQCIRYADHKLESTPLVESLIHLSLTRIIASISTDLNPELETQGDIVIQSYWLSAVSFLYYYLCRDEGFFRRYPTILQDIINTLHTLLIEINSAIRSRVVPLMDPTILSYTTIEDVKQTLYKRDWNFFKKRKQAKQLALQEKKKAESHFFDNDILKHLYPPSLEDQMKASPMKIVQVFGALSYVLDLHKIHPLFQQQCLSIAIDWFSSTLFNKMLKDKEKKVLSRAHAIQIRLNLSSLETWIRNNDLTVPKPMLIDSFMWQRFPFTLIRDLNDIDLTNVPLRNVASYRPVDGLASSNMPVVSDTTNSLFYYQPFHQITRLHLEPVFQLLQWLQIATTLTNDESLDATLALLPRLKTVQLLKAMDKYSYEVDEHKFNSSLKKRLAQAVKMEKCKDDPYLPEKKTPLLVLPTTAELTDTYTRSTDSRYFQPLLPIEIQDSALEIHEENLKLRKNESLVEDKSEESEHDHEEHDLSDETNEEGGNGSKFGNGHAGDEYFRELNTPLASAQRHPWAANDEIEANPW; translated from the coding sequence ATGGATGATATTTGGGGACAAGAGAGTTTGGCAGTGATCCCTGGTGACGTTTCTGCCAGTAAAGTggctgaaattgaagagactgTGCGAAATATCAATAGAGATGATGATAGTGTGAAGGATGATCCCTGGTGGCAATTGGTACTTCTCATGGCAgacaatgaagaaggagatgaagaattgcGTACATTCCAAGAGCTTCTTATAGAAGTAAAAGATGTCAATGACAAGTCGCGTACTGGTGTTGCACTTATTCATTATACAATTGTCTACGATCACTCGCCCTACATTGAGCTTTTGCACCAGCATAGTAGAAATTTGGACCTTAACCTCttggattctttggttGATTTTACTCCGCTTATGTGGTGTATACAGCTTAATCGGCAAAATTGTTGCACAGAGCTATTCTCCTTTATTGATGAGATAAACTTTAATAAGCCTAATTCGGATGGGCTCAAAGCCTGGGACCTTGTGATACCGGGTTCAGCCATGGCAGAATTTCTCGACCAGAACAACATCTCACAATATCAAACTTTTTCCCCATTGAGCGATGACAGTGTCGAGTTACCAATGGCCAATTTGAATTTAGAGACTGAGTCTTCAGCACTTACAGCAAATGATGGGGCATTTAATGAATTTACggaagattttgaatttgatagattgATAAAGAACCAATATCTGGAGTTCTCCGATTTTGATATCCCCCAAATTCTTGACTTATTAATCTCTTTGCCCAGAAAAAATCCTCATACCACAACCTACCCTGCTGCCTTACTATTCCAATGTATACGGTATGCGGATCATAAGTTAGAATCCACTCCACTGGTCGAATCATTGATCCATCTTTCATTGACTAGAATTATTGCCTCAATCTCAACAGATTTGAATCCTGAGCTGGAAACGCAGGGTGATATAGTCATACAGTCATATTGGCTCAGTGCAGTATCGTTCTTGTACTATTACTTATGCAGAGACGAAGGGTTTTTCAGAAGATATCCAACAATCCTGCAGGATATTATCAATACTCTGCACACTTTGCTGATAGAGATAAATTCGGCGATACGCTCAAGAGTAGTACCACTAATGGATCCCACGATACTTTCCTATACTACGATAGAAGACGTTAAGCAAACGCTATACAAGAGAGATTGGAATTTTTTtaaaaagagaaaacaAGCAAAACAATTAGCATTgcaggagaagaagaaggctgaaTCACACTTTTTCGATAATGACATTTTGAAACACTTATACCCGCCTTCCTTAGAAGATCAGATGAAGGCGTCTCCGATGAAAATAGTTCAAGTTTTTGGTGCTTTGTCGTATGTGTTGGATCTGCATAAGATTCATCCACTATTTCAACAGCAATGTCTCTCAATAGCCATTGACTGGTTCTCGTCAACTCTGTTTAACAAGATGTTAAAGgataaagaaaaaaaagttCTATCGAGAGCTCATGCCATTCAAATTAGGTTAAATCTTTCGAGTTTGGAAACGTGGATACGCAATAATGATTTGACTGTACCGAAGCCTATGCTGATTGATAGTTTCATGTGGCAAAGATTCCCCTTCACCTTAATTCGTGATTTGAACGACATCGATCTGACAAATGTGCCTTTGAGAAATGTAGCTAGTTATAGGCCTGTCGATGGTTTAGCGAGTAGTAACATGCCAGTGGTCTCAGATACGACGAACTCTCTCTTTTATTACCAACCGTTCCACCAAATAACGAGACTCCATTTGGAGCCTGTCTTTCAACTTTTACAATGGTTACAAATTGCCACAACTTTAACGAATGACGAATCGCTAGATGCAACTTTGGCATTGCTACCACGCTTAAAAACCGTGcagcttttgaaagcaATGGACAAATATAGTTACGAAGTTGACGAGCACAAGTTCAactcatctttgaaaaaaagGTTAGCACAAGCGGTCAAGATGGAAAAGTGTAAGGATGACCCGTATCTTCCAGAGAAAAAGACACCACTCTTAGTCTTACCAACAACAGCTGAACTTACAGACACTTACACAAGAAGCACAGACAGCCGATATTTTCAACCGTTATTACCAATAGAAATTCAGGACTCtgctcttgaaattcatGAGGAGAACCTAAAATTGCGCAAGAATGAAAGCTTGGTGGAAGATAAATCCGAAGAAAGCGAACATGACCACGAGGAACATGACCTCAGCGATGAAACGAATGAAGAGGGTGGGAACGGCTCTAAATTTGGAAATGGGCACGCAGGAGACGAATATTTTAGAGAACTCAATACCCCATTAGCTTCCGCTCAACGTCATCCATGGGCCGccaatgatgaaatcgaAGCCAACCCATGGTAA
- the HSL7 gene encoding protein arginine N-methyltransferase (similar to Saccharomyces cerevisiae HSL7 (YBR133C); ancestral locus Anc_3.399), whose protein sequence is MESNVFVGVKFSPNGSGLSDELYSADPARFSKLPNNYDYILLPITNGKYRESVRKQFQEFNQRRQRESHPGCVLKIKEPQLQELCIPPFNVSKTNSPAAYIGLLSSWLELESSDNAVRELSYQVLLNECRYARFVGIDKLIVAPPRELSDLLRYAQVISRLLNDEAISAHPPMLLSVSLPLYEDSDPLATWELWHTIRKLCDYHPSLTISLAVPRIRAPSHVLNRWLCEPVSCLLVSSSIFATNQYDYPVLHKFNQSLITKFQQINGNSQPNSNGELCIILHGMEKYAGQIKGGEAAYLEYINYLLKRGDKQLITQGRNTINYNGIKGKRTNNGNNNNNNENNKLISHSHLDMHSPRLMPPLKPHSNNLSNYVYSVFEKDVAKYGMYQLAIEKALKKLMSGNISEQLTILIAGAGRGPLVDRTMHLLKHMKCQNQIQVIALEKNPQACLYLQKRNFDLWNNRVRIIMEDMCQWKDETIKVDLCISELLGSFGCNELSPECLSAVERFHSKPSTIFIPQAYTSYIAPIASPLLYQKLKNREGGQNSPWVMHNIPYSVLSSKINELWSFQHPLGKNDENQFSKNVNSEFKIKYRGELHGLVGYFTAQLYENVMLSTVPDDSIVKLLPGSLNGDEEIYTQNASHQRGVSNSDVTVFADSTLGERFKKLGHTPDMYSWSPLVFPLKQPFTVTDDTELTVFLSRNHSPLEKRTWYEWSLESFVYLVVSGSPLHKMSAGTPMAQSSKNGQKVVATGDKGIQGSEGAPFDSSIPENAFLPRQESVWQSVSDIHGLSEAMSNTAEPMFDLKNEKVDVKAEEDSEEEVHVRVKTGVSAFHNVNGKSSSIAL, encoded by the coding sequence ATGGAAAGTAACGTCTTTGTTGGTGTGAAATTTTCTCCCAATGGTAGTGGTTTATCTGATGAACTCTACTCAGCTGATCCAGCACGGTTTAGCAAGCTACCGAACAACTACGACTACATTCTGCTTCCTATTACGAACGGCAAATACAGGGAGAGCGTAAGGAAGCAGTTTCAGGaattcaatcaaagaagacaGCGAGAATCACATCCAGGTTGCGtattgaagatcaaagaacctcaattgcaagagctGTGCATCCCTCCATTCAACGTTAGTAAAACTAACAGTCCAGCGGCCTACATTGGGCTTTTATCTTCATGGTTGGAGTTGGAAAGTTCAGATAATGCTGTAAGGGAATTGTCCTACCAAGTGTTGCTCAATGAGTGCAGATATGCAAGATTTGTTGGGATCGATAAGCTTATAGTAGCTCCGCCACGGGAGCTCTCTGATTTGTTAAGGTACGCCCAAGTCATCTCAAGACTACTAAACGATGAAGCTATCTCGGCGCACCCTCCCATGCTGCTATCTGTATCTCTACCATTATATGAGGATAGCGATCCTCTTGCTACGTGGGAACTCTGGCACACTATAAGGAAATTGTGTGATTATCACCCATCGCTGACAATATCCTTGGCTGTTCCGCGAATAAGGGCTCCATCGCATGTGCTAAACAGGTGGCTATGTGAACCAGTATCGTGTTTACTGGTATCGTCATCCATATTTGCCACAAACCAATATGACTATCCCGTTTTGCATAAATTCAATCAGAGTTTAATaacaaaatttcaacagaTCAACGGGAACTCCCAACCCAATTCCAATGGTGAGCTCTGCATTATCTTGCATGGTATGGAGAAATACGCCGGTCAAATAAAAGGGGGAGAGGCAGCATACTTGGAATATATCAACTATCTCTTAAAGAGAGGTGATAAACAACTCATAACTCAAGGTAGGAACACTATCAATTATAATGGAATAAAAGGTAAGAGAACCAATAATGGTAATAATAACaataataatgaaaatAATAAACTAATAAGTCATTCACATCTCGATATGCATTCTCCCAGATTGATGCCCCCATTAAAGCCCCACTCAAATAACCTGTCAAACTACGTGTACTCAGTCTTCGAGAAGGACGTAGCCAAATATGGCATGTATCAATTGGCCATCGAAAAAGCCCTGAAAAAGCTAATGTCTGGGAACATATCAGAGCAGCTAACTATTCTGATTGCCGGTGCAGGTCGAGGACCTTTAGTAGATCGAACGATGCACCTCCTAAAGCACATGAAGTGCCAGAATCAGATTCAAGTGATTGCACTGGAAAAGAATCCACAAGCGTGCTTATACTTGCAGAAACGAAACTTTGATTTGTGGAACAATCGCGTGAGAATTATCATGGAAGATATGTGCCAATGGAAAGATGAGACAATCAAAGTTGATTTATGCATCAGTGAGTTGCTGGGGTCATTCGGCTGCAACGAGCTATCTCCCGAATGTCTATCTGCAGTTGAGCGGTTCCATTCTAAGCCAAGTACAATATTTATACCACAGGCATACACGTCTTATATTGCTCCGATAGCATCGCCGCTACTCtatcaaaagttgaaaaatcgtGAAGGTGGACAAAATTCACCATGGGTTATGCACAATATTCCTTACTCTGTGTTGTCATCGaagatcaatgaattgTGGTCGTTTCAGCATCCTCTAGGAAAAAATGATGAGAACCAGTTCTCGAAGAACGTTAACAGCGAGTTCAAAATCAAGTACAGAGGAGAGCTACATGGTTTGGTAGGGTATTTTACGGCTCAGCTGTACGAAAATGTTATGTTATCGACAGTCCCTGACGACTCAATTGTGAAATTGCTTCCCGGTTCCCTAAATGGTGACGAAGAAATATACACCCAAAATGCTTCTCATCAGCGAGGTGTTTCTAACAGTGATGTGACTGTTTTTGCGGATAGCACTTTGGGGGAGAGATTTAAGAAGCTAGGACATACGCCGGACATGTACTCATGGTCTCCGTTAGTGTTCCCGTTGAAGCAGCCTTTCACAGTGACAGACGACACAGAACTCACGGTTTTTCTGTCACGAAACCATTCACCGTTGGAGAAACGGACATGGTATGAATGGTCACTGGAAAGTTTTGTTTATCTAGTTGTGTCGGGCTCACCTTTACACAAAATGTCGGCGGGTACACCAATGGCTCAATCTTCTAAGAATGGTCAGAAAGTAGTTGCAACAGGTGACAAAGGCATACAAGGATCTGAGGGAGCACCTTTCGACAGCTCGATACCAGAAAATGCTTTTTTGCCGCGACAAGAAAGTGTTTGGCAGAGTGTTAGCGACATACATGGCTTGAGTGAAGCTATGAGTAACACCGCTGAACCAATGttcgatttgaaaaatgagaAAGTGGACGTCAAAGCAGAGGAAGACTCCGAGGAAGAAGTACACGTACGAGTCAAAACTGGCGTCTCAGCATTTCACAACGTCAACGGAAAGTCTTCCTCAATTGCGCTGTGA
- the CKS1 gene encoding cyclin-dependent protein kinase regulatory subunit CKS1 (similar to Saccharomyces cerevisiae CKS1 (YBR135W); ancestral locus Anc_3.400): MYHHHHAFQGRKLTEQERARVLEFQESIHYSPRYSDDTHEYRHVMLPKAMLKMIPSDYFNSETGTLRILTEDEWRGLGVTQSLGWEHFECHAPEPHILLFKRPLNYEQELRAAAAAVAAQQQEQQQSGNQIGIQQ; this comes from the coding sequence ATGTATCACCATCACCATGCATTCCAAGGAAGGAAACTCACAGAACAAGAACGAGCAAGGGTGCTAGAGTTTCAAGAATCGATCCACTATTCACCTCGTTACTCTGATGATACACATGAATATAGACATGTCATGCTGCCCAAGGCGATGTTGAAAATGATACCTTCAGATTATTTCAATTCCGAGACTGGTACGCTAAGAATTCTTACAGAGGATGAGTGGAGAGGTCTCGGAGTCACACAGTCACTCGGTTGGGAGCATTTCGAATGCCATGCACCAGAACCACATATTTTGTTGTTTAAAAGACCGCTCAACTATGAACAGGAGCTGAgagctgctgctgctgctgtaGCGGCCCAGCAACAAGAGCAGCAACAGTCTGGAAACCAGATTGGCATCCAGCAGTAG